In one Mucilaginibacter ginsenosidivorax genomic region, the following are encoded:
- a CDS encoding PfkB family carbohydrate kinase, protein MSLLVIGTVAFDAIETPFGKTDKIVGGSATFASLGASYFFDDINIVAVVGDDFPQSEIEDLNKHNVDTEGLQIKQGEKSFFWSGRYHNDMNSRDTLVTELNVLADFDPIIPESYQDCEYLMLGNLSPQVQQSVIERLKNRPKLIVMDTMNFWMDIALDELLKTLKLVDVLTINDAEARQLSGEFSLVKAARKILTMGPQYLIIKKGEHGALLFHEDKIFSAPALPLEEVFDPTGAGDTFAGGFIGYMAKAGTVSFESMKNAIIYGSALASFCVEKFGSERLRNLTQEEITARIAQFVGLAKFEI, encoded by the coding sequence ATGAGTTTGTTAGTTATTGGTACTGTGGCATTTGACGCAATTGAGACCCCCTTCGGGAAGACGGATAAAATCGTCGGCGGGTCGGCAACCTTCGCAAGTTTGGGCGCATCTTACTTTTTTGATGATATAAATATCGTTGCCGTGGTAGGCGATGACTTCCCGCAAAGCGAGATTGAAGACCTTAACAAACACAATGTAGATACCGAAGGGCTGCAAATTAAACAGGGAGAAAAATCATTTTTCTGGAGCGGCAGGTATCATAACGACATGAACAGCCGTGATACATTGGTTACCGAATTGAACGTTTTGGCCGATTTTGATCCAATAATTCCCGAATCATACCAGGATTGTGAATACCTGATGCTGGGCAATTTATCGCCACAGGTTCAGCAAAGCGTTATCGAACGCCTTAAAAACCGCCCCAAACTGATTGTAATGGACACCATGAACTTTTGGATGGATATTGCATTAGATGAATTATTGAAAACTTTGAAGCTAGTAGATGTACTAACCATTAATGATGCGGAAGCACGCCAGCTATCGGGCGAATTTTCGCTGGTAAAAGCTGCCCGTAAAATTTTAACCATGGGCCCGCAGTACCTGATCATTAAAAAAGGTGAGCACGGCGCCCTGCTTTTTCATGAAGATAAAATATTCAGCGCCCCCGCCCTTCCATTAGAGGAGGTTTTTGACCCCACAGGCGCAGGCGACACGTTTGCAGGCGGGTTTATCGGCTATATGGCCAAAGCGGGCACTGTGAGCTTCGAAAGCATGAAAAACGCCATCATCTATGGCTCGGCCCTGGCATCATTCTGCGTGGAGAAGTTTGGATCTGAAAGATTAAGGAACCTGACACAGGAAGAAATTACTGCCCGCATAGCCCAATTTGTGGGATTGGCCAAGTTTGAGATATAA
- a CDS encoding cytochrome b5 domain-containing protein, which yields MTELPQYTKSQLALRNGQDKPQIWVAYKGIIYDVTESRLWRNGKHYEHWAGQDLTPELVDAPHTETVFEKFEKVGTLHAGPL from the coding sequence ATGACTGAGCTGCCCCAATATACCAAATCGCAACTGGCGCTGCGCAACGGGCAGGATAAACCCCAGATTTGGGTGGCCTATAAAGGCATTATATATGATGTAACCGAAAGCCGCCTATGGCGCAATGGCAAACATTACGAACATTGGGCCGGCCAGGACCTAACTCCCGAGCTTGTTGATGCGCCGCATACTGAAACTGTATTTGAAAAGTTTGAAAAAGTGGGTACGCTACACGCAGGCCCCCTCTAA
- a CDS encoding lycopene cyclase domain-containing protein: MRYTYLIINILTVFFPFGLSFDKKVHFYKSWKYIWPGMAITGLFFLFWDVLFTMKGVWSFNPQYIVGVTIWGLPLEEVLFFLTVPFACIFIYACLNYYVKWQIDTRLTNIISSLVVMFSVLGLIFYYNKIYTAITFGLLLALVLMVQYVIKAEWLSWFYAAYVVALLPFYIVNGILTAIPVVIYNNSQNMGKRVGTIPVEDHFYLMALLLMNIGFFEYFKARRKTND, from the coding sequence GTGAGATACACTTACCTCATCATCAATATATTGACGGTTTTTTTCCCGTTTGGATTGTCGTTTGATAAAAAGGTGCATTTTTATAAAAGCTGGAAATATATATGGCCGGGCATGGCTATAACCGGCCTTTTCTTTTTGTTTTGGGATGTGCTGTTTACCATGAAAGGCGTTTGGTCCTTTAACCCGCAATATATTGTCGGTGTTACAATCTGGGGTTTGCCGTTAGAAGAAGTGCTTTTCTTTTTAACAGTGCCTTTTGCATGTATTTTTATTTATGCCTGCTTAAACTATTACGTAAAATGGCAAATAGATACCCGGTTAACCAATATCATCAGTAGCCTGGTTGTAATGTTTTCTGTTTTAGGGCTTATTTTTTATTATAATAAAATTTATACTGCAATTACTTTTGGGCTTTTACTTGCATTGGTGTTAATGGTTCAATATGTAATTAAAGCAGAGTGGCTTAGCTGGTTTTACGCAGCATATGTAGTGGCGCTGCTCCCTTTTTATATCGTCAACGGAATTTTAACAGCCATCCCGGTGGTTATATACAACAATAGCCAAAACATGGGCAAAAGGGTAGGGACTATACCCGTAGAAGATCATTTTTATCTAATGGCGCTGTTACTTATGAACATCGGCTTTTTTGAATACTTTAAAGCAAGACGAAAAACTAATGACTGA
- a CDS encoding RNA polymerase sigma factor, which translates to MTKIEFNTLVLRQATSLRSYALHFTHDADDANDLVQDTMLKAITYYNKFKEGTNLKGWLYTIMKNTFINNYRRFVKMSTFVTKSDEISSPNLVFSSTKNQGEAKFVMDDIKRALDRLPSDYYVPFTMYFEGHKYHEIADHLDIPIGTVKTRIHVARKLLKKNLKAYDNGIAKPVYAEN; encoded by the coding sequence ATGACAAAGATTGAGTTTAACACCCTTGTACTGCGCCAGGCAACTTCATTAAGATCATACGCCTTACATTTTACGCACGACGCAGACGATGCTAACGACCTTGTTCAGGATACAATGTTGAAGGCCATAACTTATTACAATAAGTTTAAAGAAGGTACCAATTTAAAAGGGTGGTTATACACCATCATGAAAAATACGTTTATTAACAACTATCGCCGTTTTGTTAAAATGAGCACATTTGTTACCAAAAGCGACGAAATCTCTTCGCCAAACCTGGTATTCAGTTCAACAAAAAATCAAGGTGAAGCTAAATTTGTGATGGATGATATTAAAAGAGCTTTAGATAGGTTGCCCAGTGATTATTATGTGCCATTTACCATGTATTTTGAAGGTCACAAATACCATGAAATTGCCGATCATTTAGATATTCCGATAGGTACAGTAAAAACCCGGATACACGTAGCACGTAAACTGCTGAAGAAGAACCTGAAAGCCTACGATAACGGAATTGCCAAACCCGTTTACGCCGAAAACTAA